In one Arachis duranensis cultivar V14167 chromosome 9, aradu.V14167.gnm2.J7QH, whole genome shotgun sequence genomic region, the following are encoded:
- the LOC110275386 gene encoding loganic acid O-methyltransferase, translated as MLRPTRMHALAIKSDLEIMRQQMVVVDDDESYAMKGGEGPHSYAKNSIIQKGLIDGSKRLIHEAISQSFDPKEHVHGNDEPSKPICIADLGCSTGPNTFFAMQTITEAIQQQFQSHGLASQIPDIQVLFNDQVSNDFNTLFKNLPQQRIYYATAVPGSFCGRLFPKQTLHLVHSSAALCWLSKLPNEITDSDSSACNKGRIHYTDAPKEVADAYATQYSKDMGNFLHARAQELVENGLMLLQFPVSNVLLDSDVDPAKVFELIGTCLVDMAKVGVISEEKVDSFNVPLIYPSVKAVKEIFRGCDECFSIEWMEILEFKNMVSLPTVQIFVSWFRAALQGMIEKHFGAEIVDELFERFAEKVKEFPDIMDTDKLKLDVLFVLLRRKNKARP; from the exons ATGTTACGCCCTACTAGGATGCATGCCTTG GCCATTAAAAGTGATCTTGAGATAATGAGGCAGCAGATGGTGGTGGTGGATGATGATGAATCATATGCAATGAAAGGAGGCGAGGgtcctcacagttatgccaaaAACTCCATTATTCAG AAAGGTTTGATTGATGGCAGTAAAAGATTGATCCATGAAGCCATATCACAAAGCTTTGATCCAAAAGAACATGTTCATGGAAATGATGAACCATCAAAACCAATTTGCATAGCAGACTTAGGATGCTCAACAGGACCAAACACATTCTTTGCAATGCAAACCATAACTGAAGCAATACAACAACAATTCCAATCACATGGTCTTGCTTCTCAAATCCCAGACATCCAAGTTCTCTTCaatgatcaagtctcaaatgaCTTCAACACACTCTTCAAGAACCTTCCCCAACAAAGAATCTATTATGCAACCGCTGTTCCTGGCTCTTTCTGTGGACGCTTGTTTCCAAAACAAACACTTCATTTGGTTCACTCTTCTGCAGCACTTTGCTGGCTCTCTAAGCTCCCCAATGAGATCACAGACTCAGATTCTAGTGCTTGTAACAAAGGGAGGATTCATTACACTGATGCACCTAAGGAAGTGGCAGATGCTTATGCAACTCAGTATAGCAAAGACATGGGGAATTTCCTCCATGCTAGAGCTCAAGAACTTGTGGAAAATGGGCTAATGCTACTTCAGTTTCCTGTGTCTAATGTTCTTCTTGATTCAGATGTAGACCCTGCTAAAGTTTTTGAACTCATTGGAACTTGCCTTGTGGATATGGCCAAAGTG GGAGTGATTAGTGAAGAAAAAGTGGATTCATTCAATGTGCCTTTGATATACCCTTCTGTTAAGGCTGTGAAGGAAATTTTTAGAGGATGTGATGAATGTTTTAGCATTGAGTGGATGGAAATATTGGAATTCAAGAACATGGTGTCATTGCCAACTGTGCAAATATTTGTTTCATGGTTCAGAGCTGCGCTGCAAGGGATGATTGAGAAACACTTTGGAGCAGAAATAGTTGATGAGCTTTTCGAACGCTTTGCCGAGAAAGTTAAGGAATTTCCAGACATCATGGACACAGATAAACTAAAACTTGATGTGCTGTTTGTTCTTCTCAGGAGAAAGAACAAGGCAAGGCCATAG
- the LOC107467402 gene encoding vacuolar-sorting protein BRO1 yields MAATPSSSAAGATNIMLAIFEKKTNSVDLYRPLRNYIAFNYSEREAQNLEDDLQTLKQQRADIERHSDPSLPSRRDLLQSYFRALCLVETRFPISPDPAHVNALTFVWFDAFKPKQKSSQQNIHLEKASVLFNLGAVYSQIGLSYDRNTVDGRRQASHAFIAAAGAFAYLRDNASMKASIGGSATVDISGECAGMLEKLMLAQAQECVFENSIAKGSTPGVCSKISRQVGLYYEEALAALNVAPLNTHFDKSWIAHVQLKSALFYAEACFRYGLELHEKEEIAEEIARLRSAINVLTEAKKNSKGAAAQILDAIGKLEANINRNLERAVKENDRVYLMRVPSPSSLPPLAAFSMVKPMAMSEVLDASKEKMFASLVPDSSTKALSRYTEMVDDIIRMQAEKLQQASELTRVRLKEMELPDSILALEGNFTLPTSLKEDVEAVQISGGPAGLEAELQQLRDLRRVNQELLVQTEELLQKEAREDSQFRSQFGTKWTRPQSSTLTKNLQDRLNRFAGNLKQAAESDGRIERSVRENSAFMSILDARPIESALPTLARPIMSLDQNEDAIVGSLKQSLRQLETLGAQRAGLEDMLKEMKRKDDILPKLMTSTGSHEDLFKKEIAKYDHICEEIAQNIEAQEQLLMQIQAQNDEFSALFNLEDYKASREKCYKQIEAAIAKFREIKDNINEGLKFYVTLQDAITNVKQQSNDFVMTRNIQCREMIEDVQRQVAGLSFQDKNSGAFSSSYPPVGSQNQRPSTQQTDPRPQTPYYQPPEQPPVSSYRHPPPSYGSVAHQPPPPYHIPPTSAAPYQPHQVHQQAPAEYGQPAYPGWRGPYYNAPAQQPGSVPRPPYTVPSPYPPPHQGGYYKQQ; encoded by the exons ATGGCCGCGACGCCGTCGTCCTCCGCCGCGGGAGCCACCAACATCATGCTCGCAATTTTCGAGAAGAAGACTAATTCCGTCGACCTGTACCGCCCTCTACGCAACTACATCGCATTCAACTACTCCGAGCGTGAGGCCCAGAACCTCGAAGACGATCTCCAAACCCTAAAGCAGCAACGCGCTGACATCGAGCGCCACTCCGATCCCTCCCTCCCTTCCCGCCGCGACCTCCTCCAGTCCTACTTCAGAGCCCTCTGCCTCGTTGAGACCCGATTCCCAATCTCCCCCGACCCGGCGCACGTCAACGCCCTCACCTTCGTCTGGTTCGACGCCTTCAAGCCCAAGCAGAAGTCTTCCCAGCAGAACATCCATCTCGAGAAGGCTTCCGTACTCTTCAATTTGGGAGCAGTGTACAGCCAAATTGGGCTTTCGTATGATCGCAACACCGTGGACGGCCGTCGCCAGGCCTCACATGCGTTTATCGCAGCCGCGGGGGCGTTTGCTTATTTGAGGGATAATGCGTCCATGAAAGCCTCCATTGGAGGATCCGCCACCGTGGACATCTCGGGGGAGTGCGCTGGGATGCTTGAGAAGCTGATGCTAGCTCAGGCTCAAGAGTGCGTCTTTGAGAACAGTATCGCCAAAGGAAGCACACCAGGTGTTTGTTCCAAGATCTCTAGGCAG GTTGGGCTGTATTATGAGGAAGCTTTAGCTGCATTGAATGTTGCACCTTTAAACACACATTTTGATAAGTCGTGGATAGCGCATGTCCAGCTGAAATCGGCTTTGTTCTATGCTGAAGCTTGCTTTAGGTATGGATTGGAGCtacatgaaaaagaagaaatagcaGAGGAGATTGCGCGACTCAGGAGTGCCATTAACGTGCTAACTGAGGCGAAGAAAAATTCAAAGGGTGCTGCAGCACAGATTCTCGATGCAATTGGCAAGTTAGAGGCCAATATTAACCGAAACCTGGAAAGGGCTGTCAAGGAGAACGACAGGGTTTACCTCATGAGAGTTCCTTCTCCCAGTTCCCTACCACCTCTTGCAGCATTTTCTATGGTGAAGCCAATGGCAATGAGTGAGGTGCTGGATGCAAGCAAAGAGAAGATGTTTGCTAGCCTTGTACCTGACAGCAGTACAAAGGCCCTCTCCAGGTATACTGAAATGGTAGATGACATTATAAGAATGCAGGCTGAGAAGCTACAGCAAGCTAGTGAGCTAACACGAGTTAGGCTCAAGGAAATGGAACTTCCGGATTCTATTCTTGCTTTGGAAGGAAATTTTACTCTTCCAACAAGTCTCAAAGAAGATGTGGAGGCTGTGCAGATCAGTGGGGGACCTGCTGGCTTGGAAGCAGAGTTGCAGCAACTGAGGGACCTAAGGAGGGTGAATCAAGAACTATTGGTCCAGACTGAGGAGCTGTTGCAAAAGGAAGCAAGAGAAGATTCTCAATTTAGAAGCCAGTTTGGGACAAAATGGACTAGACCTCAATCAAGCACTTTGACAAAGAACTTGCAGGATAGGCTGAACAGGTTTGCAGGTAACTTGAAGCAAGCTGCTGAAAGTGATGGTCGAATTGAGCGTTCGGTTAGAGAAAATTCGGCATTCATGTCAATCCTTGATGCCCGCCCG ATTGAATCCGCACTTCCAACCTTGGCAAGGCCGATTATGTCTTTAGATCAAAATGAAGATGCTATTGTGGGATCTCTCAAGCAGAGCCTG AGGCAACTAGAAACTCTTGGAGCCCAAAGGGCTGGTCTTGAAGACATGCTTAAAGAGATGAAAAGAAAG GATGATATATTACCAAAGTTGATGACATCCACTGGCTCTCATGAGGATCTCTTTAAGAAGGAAATAGCAAAATATGATCATATTTGTGAAGAAATAGCTCAAAATATTGAGGCACAGGAGCAACTGTTGATGCAGATCCAG GCTCAGAATGATGAATTCTCGGCTCTCTTCAATCTTGAAGACTACAAAG CTTCACGTGAAAAATGCTATAAGCAGATTGAAGCTGCCATAGCCAAGTTTCGAGAGATAAAAGACAACATTAATGAAGGGTTAAAATTCTATGTTACTCTGCAG GATGCGATCACAAATGTAAAGCAGCAGAGTAATGACTTTGTAATGACAAGGAACATCCAGTGCAGAGAAATGATTGAAGATGTTCAAAGACAAGTGGCTGGTCTGAGTTTCCAAGATAAAAACTCAGGTGCTTTTAGTAGTAGCTACCCACCAGTTGGAAGCCAAAACCAAAGACCCAGTACACAACAAACAGATCCTCGTCCCCAAACACCTTATTATCAACCACCTGAGCAGCCTCCGGTTTCTTCCTACAGACATCCCCCTCCCTCATATGGTTCAGTAGCGCATCAGCCTCCACCTCCATACCACATTCCACCAACATCTGCCGCTCCATACCAACCCCATCAGGTTCATCAGCAGGCACCAGCAGAGTATGGCCAACCTGCATATCCTGGATGGCGTGGTCCATACTATAATGCGCCAGCTCAGCAACCTGGTTCTGTTCCCAGGCCTCCATATACCGTTCCATCTCCATACCCTCCACCTCATCAAGGTGGATACTATAAGCAGCAATAG
- the LOC107467471 gene encoding uncharacterized protein LOC107467471 produces MDTKRFIQLVEEKKKKIMERKEAPLKWEQKLEAAAKAKAEAEAKERRLKAAKHKKRSGSDSDSDYDTDDEGKKTSKRSHRKHRKHSHHDSDHEKRKDKSSKRRAKRRSSESSDFSSDESESISDEERRRKKNHKKQKRRRSKSDSSDSDSSADEISQRKRHHKRHRHSKHSESDFSTDEEDSPARRRGHGKHHRRHRRSEPGESDSSSDDAHRKRSHKRNHKHHKRSHNVELRSSDSDDPSHGRRSRSLGKYSDEDSEVERKRSMHKKPNHQPHHSHDKHQHYSDEEKNHSHQRSPKVNGDHEEGLEQTETDEKDGADKWKRSYD; encoded by the coding sequence ATGGACACCAAACGATTCATCCAGCTGGttgaggagaagaagaagaaaattatgGAGAGAAAGGAAGCTCCTTTGAAGTGGGAGCAGAAGCTGGAAGCTGCTGCGAAGGCCAAGGCTGAAGCTGAAGCTAAAGAGAGGAGGCTGAAGGCTGCAAAACATAAGAAAAGATCAGGATCCGACAGTGACAGTGATTATGACACTGATGATGAGGGTAAGAAGACCAGTAAAAGATCTCATAGGAAGCACAGGAAGCATTCTCATCATGACTCTGACCATGagaaaaggaaagacaaaagctccAAGCGCAGGGCTAAGAGACGGTCCTCAGAATCTAGTGATTTTAGTAGTGATGAATCTGAGAGCATCTCTGACGAGgagaggagaagaaagaagaatcaCAAGAAGCAAAAACGTCGACGATCAAAATCAGATTCAAGTGATTCTGATTCTTCTGCTGATGAAATTAGCCAGAGGAAAAGGCATCACAAAAGGCATCGCCATTCAAAACATAGTGAATCAGACTTCTCTACTGATGAAGAAGACAGTCCAGCTCGTAGAAGAGGTCATGGAAAGCATCACAGGCGACACCGACGATCAGAACCTGGTGAATCTGACTCATCAAGTGATGATGCTCATCGTAAGAGAAGCCACAAAAGAAACCATAAACATCACAAGCGATCGCATAATGTGGAGTTGAGATCATCCGATTCTGATGATCCCAGCCATGGGCGAAGAAGCAGGTCACTGGGGAAGTACTCAGACGAAGATTCTGaagtagaaagaaaaagatcaatgcacaagAAGCCCAACCACCAACCCCATCACTCACATGACAAACATCAGCACTACTCAGATGAGGAGAAAAATCATTCCCATCAGCGCTCGCCAAAAGTAAATGGAGACCATGAAGAGGGTTTAGAGCAAACTGAAACTGATGAAAAGGATGGTGCTGATAAGTGGAAGCGGAGCTATGATTGA
- the LOC107467194 gene encoding fruit protein pKIWI502, with product MMSFSLLHSPHSLNLNLHPHAHFSQPSPFPMSILRRLTLTLRPRLHHNRHRPEVEPAAESLFHIAVDISATPDLVESHTRAGQYLQLRVPDAPKPVFLAIASPPKLASARGAFEFLVKSVKGSTAEALCALKRGDVVELSSVMGNGFDISRIDPPEKFGTVIVFATGSGISPIRSLVESGFGAAQRSDVRLYYGARNLQRMAYQDRFKEWESSGVKIVPVLSQPDDSWSGERGYVQEAFKKVKQISNPLSTGAVLCGQKEMTEEVTSILVADGVSGEKILKNF from the exons atgATGTCATTCTCTCTCTTACACTCCCCACATTCCCTAAACCTTAACCTACACCCCCATGCGCACTTTAGCCAACCCTCTCCCTTTCCTATGTCCATCTTACGCCGCCTCACCCTAACCCTACGCCCTCGCCTCCACCACAATCGCCATCGCCCTGAGGTGGAACCCGCCGCTGAGTCCCTCTTCCACATCGCCGTCGACATCTCCGCCACGCCCGATCTCGTGGAGTCACACACACGCGCCGGCCAGTACCTTCAGCTACGTGTTCCCGACGCGCCCAAGCCCGTGTTCCTTGCCATCGCATCGCCGCCGAAGCTGGCATCTGCGCGTGGCGCGTTCGAGTTCTTGGTGAAGAGCGTGAAGGGGTCCACTGCGGAGGCGCTGTGCGCGTTGAAGAGAGGGGATGTGGTGGAGCTGAGCTCGGTCATGGGAAATGGGTTTGACATCAGCCGGATCGACCCGCCGGAGAAATTCGGCACTGTCATCGTCTTTGCCACCGGTTCCGGAATTAG CCCAATTCGATCGCTTGTCGAGTCAGGATTTGGTGCTGCTCAAAGGTCTGACGTAAGGCTATATTATGGGGCAAGAAACCTTCAGAGAATGGCTTATCAG GATAGATTTAAGGAATGGGAATCTTCTGGTGTGAAGATTGTGCCTGTGTTATCTCAACCAGATGATAGTTGGAGTGGGGAGAGAGGCTATGTACAG GAGGCATTTAAAAAAGTGAAGCAAATATCAAACCCTTTATCAACTGGTGCAGTACTTTGTGGCCAGAAAGAGATGACTGAG GAAGTGACATCTATTCTCGTTGCGGATGGAGTCTCAGGTGAGAAGATATTGAAGAACTTTTGA